In Merismopedia glauca CCAP 1448/3, the following are encoded in one genomic region:
- a CDS encoding AAA-like domain-containing protein: MKSNYSYKVGGSLDFNHPTYVVRQADKEFSEALKRGEFCYVLNSRQTGKSSLRVQTMYKLQTEGIACAELDLTGIGSDKVTPEQWYGGIIQDLTSSFDLSINRRQWLSDRDDLSPVHRFSQFIAQVLLAQILEPIVIFIDEIDTMLRLSFKDDFFALIRAFYNRRADKPEYNRLTFALLGVATPSDLIQDKTRTPFNIGRAIELHGFQIQEINPLAEGLAGIASDPQSVLQEVLNWTGGQPFLTQKLCKLILNTSQEIAEGKEPEIVEKLVRSRIIDNWSSQDEPEHLKTISDRLLRSGGERTGRLLGLYQQVWRSHLIPSDNSPEQIELRLSGLVVKQQGQLRVYNQIYAAVFDHNWAAKALADLRPYAEAITAWEASDCHDESRLLRGQALQDALAWSSGKSLSDRDYQFLAAAQEVEKREIQAALEKASHQLKEAREVTRLEQEGTNAWRHFESAQLEALLSAMRASRDLKKLIGDKRSLAEYPTTSSLFTLQNILFNIREQNQLEGHSGEVWSVAFSPDGQTIASCGSDDKTIKLWQLDGTLITTLTGHSAEVNSVAFSLDGQTIASGSWDKTIKLWKPDGTLITTLTGHSGEVWSVAFSPDGQTIASCGSDDKTIKLWQLDGTLITTIIGHNGMTTSVAFSPDGETIASGSDDKTIKLWQRDGTLITTLTGHSDGVYNLAFSPDGETIASGSDDKTIKLWKLDGTLITTFTGHSFGVASIAFSPDGETIASVSDKTIKLWKSDGTAITTLTGHRDLVNSVVFSPDGQTLASGSLDKTIKLWKLNGTLITTLTGHSYVVWSVAFSPVGVSLPSGIGQTIASASRDKTIKLWKLDGTLITTLTGHSGEVWSVAFSPDGETIASASEDKTIKLWKLDGTLITTLTGHSDGVGSVAFSPDGETIASASDDKTIKLWKLDGTLITTLTGHSGEVFSIAFSPVGVSLPSGIGQTIASASEDKTIKLWKLDGTLINTLTGHTDRVTSVAFSPDGQTIVSGSRDKTIKLWKLDGTLITTLTGHSGGITRVVFSPVGVSLPSGIGQTIASASRDNTVKLWHCDGTLITTLTGHRDFVFSIAFSPDGQTLASASADGTVILWSLNLDDLMARGCLWLKDYIASHPQEQEVREICREVGR; this comes from the coding sequence ATGAAATCAAATTACTCATATAAAGTTGGCGGTAGCTTAGATTTTAATCATCCTACCTATGTAGTGCGACAGGCAGATAAAGAATTTTCTGAAGCCTTAAAACGGGGGGAATTCTGTTACGTTCTCAACTCCAGACAGACTGGTAAATCTTCCCTCAGAGTACAGACAATGTACAAGTTGCAAACCGAAGGAATTGCTTGTGCAGAACTCGATTTAACCGGAATTGGTAGCGATAAAGTAACTCCAGAACAGTGGTATGGAGGCATTATTCAAGATCTCACCAGCAGTTTCGATTTGAGCATCAATCGCCGCCAATGGCTGAGCGATCGCGACGATCTTTCACCAGTACATCGCTTCAGTCAGTTTATCGCACAAGTGCTACTAGCACAAATCCTAGAGCCAATAGTCATCTTTATTGATGAAATTGATACAATGCTCAGATTAAGCTTTAAAGACGACTTTTTTGCTTTAATTAGAGCTTTTTACAACCGTCGCGCTGACAAACCAGAATACAACCGCCTCACGTTTGCTTTATTGGGAGTCGCCACCCCTTCCGATTTAATTCAAGATAAGACTCGCACCCCGTTTAACATTGGTAGGGCAATTGAACTGCATGGGTTTCAAATTCAGGAAATAAATCCCTTAGCTGAAGGTTTAGCGGGAATTGCTAGCGATCCTCAATCCGTGTTGCAAGAGGTGTTGAATTGGACGGGAGGACAACCTTTTCTGACTCAGAAGTTGTGTAAGTTGATTCTCAATACTTCTCAAGAGATTGCTGAAGGAAAAGAGCCAGAAATAGTCGAAAAGTTGGTGCGATCGCGCATCATTGACAATTGGTCATCGCAAGACGAACCAGAGCATTTAAAAACCATTAGCGATCGCCTGTTGCGTAGTGGTGGCGAACGGACAGGGAGACTCTTGGGATTGTATCAACAAGTGTGGCGATCGCACCTCATCCCCAGCGATAACAGCCCCGAACAAATAGAATTGCGCCTGTCGGGATTAGTAGTCAAGCAGCAGGGACAGCTAAGAGTTTATAACCAGATTTATGCGGCAGTATTTGACCATAATTGGGCAGCAAAAGCCTTAGCCGACTTGCGTCCTTATGCCGAGGCGATCACCGCTTGGGAAGCTTCTGATTGTCATGATGAATCACGACTGTTGCGAGGACAAGCGTTGCAGGATGCATTAGCTTGGAGTAGTGGGAAAAGCTTGAGCGATCGCGATTATCAGTTTTTAGCGGCGGCTCAGGAAGTTGAAAAGCGAGAAATTCAAGCTGCTTTGGAGAAGGCTTCACATCAACTCAAAGAAGCGCGAGAAGTTACGCGACTGGAACAGGAGGGAACTAATGCGTGGCGACATTTTGAATCGGCACAGCTTGAGGCTTTACTCTCAGCCATGCGGGCTAGTCGAGATTTAAAGAAACTCATTGGCGATAAACGCTCTCTAGCAGAATATCCAACCACCAGTTCCTTGTTTACTTTACAGAACATTCTTTTCAATATTCGCGAACAAAATCAGTTAGAAGGTCATAGTGGTGAGGTTTGGAGCGTCGCCTTCAGTCCAGACGGGCAAACCATTGCTTCTTGTGGCAGTGATGATAAAACCATCAAACTGTGGCAACTTGACGGAACTCTAATTACCACCCTCACTGGGCATAGCGCTGAGGTTAATAGTGTAGCCTTCAGTCTAGATGGGCAAACTATTGCTTCTGGTAGTTGGGACAAAACCATCAAATTGTGGAAACCTGACGGGACTCTAATTACTACCCTTACTGGTCATAGTGGTGAAGTTTGGAGCGTCGCCTTCAGCCCAGACGGGCAAACCATTGCTTCTTGTGGCAGCGATGACAAAACTATCAAACTTTGGCAACTTGACGGGACTTTAATTACCACGATCATTGGGCATAATGGCATGACTACAAGTGTCGCCTTTAGTCCAGACGGAGAAACTATTGCTTCTGGTAGTGATGACAAAACCATCAAGCTTTGGCAGCGAGACGGGACTTTAATTACCACCCTCACTGGGCATAGCGATGGGGTTTATAACTTAGCTTTCAGCCCAGATGGGGAAACTATTGCTTCTGGTAGTGATGACAAAACCATCAAACTGTGGAAACTTGACGGGACTTTAATTACCACCTTCACTGGGCATAGCTTTGGGGTTGCAAGCATCGCTTTCAGCCCAGATGGAGAAACCATTGCTTCTGTTAGTGACAAAACCATCAAATTGTGGAAAAGTGACGGGACTGCGATTACCACTCTCACTGGGCATCGCGATTTGGTTAATAGTGTAGTCTTCAGCCCAGATGGGCAAACCCTCGCTTCTGGTAGTCTCGACAAAACTATCAAACTGTGGAAACTTAACGGAACTTTGATTACCACCCTTACTGGGCATAGCTATGTGGTTTGGAGTGTTGCCTTCAGCCCAGTTGGCGTTAGCCTGCCGTCAGGCATTGGGCAAACCATTGCTTCTGCCAGTAGAGACAAGACCATCAAACTATGGAAACTTGACGGGACTCTAATTACCACTCTGACTGGGCATAGTGGTGAGGTTTGGAGCGTTGCTTTCAGCCCCGATGGGGAAACCATTGCTTCTGCCAGTGAGGACAAAACCATCAAATTATGGAAACTTGACGGCACTTTGATTACCACTCTGACTGGGCATAGCGATGGGGTTGGAAGCGTTGCTTTCAGCCCAGATGGGGAAACCATTGCTTCTGCCAGTGACGACAAAACCATCAAATTGTGGAAACTTGACGGCACTTTAATTACCACCCTCACTGGGCATAGTGGTGAGGTTTTCAGCATAGCGTTTAGTCCAGTTGGTGTTAGCCTGCCGTCAGGCATTGGGCAAACCATTGCTTCTGCCAGTGAGGACAAAACCATCAAATTGTGGAAACTTGATGGGACTCTAATTAACACTCTAACTGGACACACAGATCGGGTTACTAGTGTCGCCTTCAGCCCAGACGGGCAAACAATCGTTTCTGGCAGTAGAGACAAAACCATCAAATTATGGAAACTTGACGGGACTCTAATTACCACTCTGACTGGGCATAGCGGTGGGATTACGAGGGTAGTATTCAGCCCAGTTGGCGTTAGCCTGCCGTCAGGCATTGGGCAAACCATTGCTTCTGCTAGTAGAGACAACACCGTCAAACTGTGGCACTGTGACGGGACTTTGATTACCACTCTTACTGGGCATCGCGATTTCGTTTTCAGTATCGCCTTTAGCCCAGATGGCCAAACTCTTGCTTCTGCTAGTGCCGACGGAACTGTAATTCTGTGGAGTTTGAATCTCGACGATCTAATGGCGCGCGGTTGCCTGTGGCTCAAAGACTATATTGCCAGTCATCCTCAAGAGCAAGAGGTACGAGAGATATGTCGAGAAGTAGGGAGATAG